One Verrucomicrobiota bacterium DNA segment encodes these proteins:
- a CDS encoding NAD(P)/FAD-dependent oxidoreductase, with translation MARSVVVIGAGLSGLSAAGKLQEAGLSPLVLEASDRVGGRVKTDQVEGFLLDHGFQIFLTAYPTAQRLFDYPALGLRSFRSGALIRVRQQWHRIEDPLRDPSPRRFWSALRAPIGSIADKARLALLRRRLLDTSIAEIWSQAPAPPTLAFLRERGFSQRMLHRFFQPFYGGVFLEKELQTDSRLFEFTFKMFAEGEATLPARGMQALPEQLAARLGEGAIRLGTTVTRLQGRTLHLESGESLEAEAVVLACEAPAALSLLGQQTAPPGHDVTCLYFRSKSLPYEDPFIALDGDRSSPIQTFCIPSLVQPSYAPEGEHLLSVSVLGAHDPQSLARDMEAELRRLFPSLLPAHLAYLHGYTVRHALPPSTPAPLPALEEGQFLAGDFTQHASLEGALQSGLRAADEALHHLQAA, from the coding sequence ATGGCAAGGAGCGTGGTGGTAATCGGGGCGGGCTTGAGCGGATTGAGCGCGGCCGGCAAGCTCCAGGAGGCAGGGTTGTCCCCGCTCGTTTTGGAGGCAAGCGATCGAGTGGGAGGTCGAGTCAAAACTGATCAAGTAGAAGGCTTCCTTCTCGATCATGGTTTTCAAATTTTCCTGACCGCCTACCCTACGGCTCAAAGGCTCTTTGACTACCCAGCCCTGGGACTGCGGTCCTTTCGCTCGGGGGCACTCATCCGAGTCCGTCAGCAATGGCATCGCATCGAAGACCCGCTTCGTGACCCCAGCCCTCGCCGATTCTGGTCAGCGCTCCGGGCTCCCATTGGCTCCATCGCGGACAAGGCCCGGCTGGCTCTTCTTCGTCGACGTCTCCTCGACACGTCCATCGCCGAAATTTGGTCGCAAGCCCCCGCCCCCCCCACCCTGGCCTTCCTTCGTGAACGGGGCTTCAGCCAGCGCATGTTGCATCGTTTCTTCCAGCCTTTTTACGGGGGCGTTTTCTTGGAAAAAGAGCTCCAAACCGACTCCCGACTCTTTGAATTCACCTTCAAAATGTTTGCGGAGGGAGAAGCCACCTTGCCAGCCCGTGGGATGCAAGCGCTCCCCGAACAGTTGGCCGCTCGCCTTGGGGAGGGGGCGATTCGCTTGGGAACCACGGTCACGCGCCTCCAAGGCCGCACCCTCCACCTTGAAAGCGGGGAATCTCTCGAAGCCGAGGCGGTCGTGCTGGCTTGCGAAGCCCCCGCCGCCCTCTCCCTCCTCGGTCAGCAAACGGCCCCACCGGGCCATGACGTCACCTGCCTTTACTTTCGCAGCAAAAGCCTGCCCTACGAAGACCCTTTCATTGCACTCGATGGCGACCGCAGCTCGCCCATCCAAACCTTCTGCATTCCCAGCCTGGTGCAGCCAAGCTATGCCCCCGAAGGAGAACATCTCCTTTCGGTCTCCGTTCTGGGGGCGCACGACCCCCAAAGCCTCGCGCGCGACATGGAGGCCGAACTCCGCCGTCTGTTCCCAAGCCTCCTCCCGGCCCACCTCGCCTACCTCCATGGCTACACCGTGCGCCATGCATTGCCCCCATCCACTCCTGCCCCCCTCCCAGCGCTGGAGGAGGGGCAATTCCTGGCGGGGGACTTCACGCAACACGCTTCCCTCGAAGGCGCTCTCCAGTCGGGACTCCGGGCGGCCGACGAGGCGTTGCATCATCTCCAAGCGGCCTGA
- a CDS encoding SDR family oxidoreductase, whose translation MSSQKILITGASSGIGKDAALQLSRRPGLQLALTGRNQARLEETAAACEGTPAVFVGDLTKPGLAEEITAQAEEAMGGLDGLIHCAGEGLIRPLKDTTDAEFSRLLNTNLRVAFLCVQAAAHRMASHKKGRILALPGVLGKFPMKATAAYSASKFGLSGLLKVVATEYQRQGVQVIQVYSGGVDSPFWDELDMKVQRDKMIPSAVIAEHIASAMTAPAHLVTTELVIQPDSHLFL comes from the coding sequence ATGTCCTCTCAAAAGATTCTCATCACCGGCGCCTCCAGCGGAATCGGAAAAGATGCCGCCCTCCAGCTGAGCCGTCGCCCCGGCCTCCAGCTCGCCCTCACCGGTCGCAATCAAGCGCGCCTCGAAGAAACGGCCGCTGCCTGCGAAGGGACGCCCGCCGTCTTTGTGGGCGACCTCACCAAACCCGGCCTCGCCGAGGAGATCACCGCCCAAGCCGAAGAAGCCATGGGTGGTCTGGATGGCCTGATCCACTGCGCCGGCGAAGGGCTCATCCGACCTTTGAAAGACACGACCGATGCCGAGTTCTCCCGCCTCCTCAATACCAATCTCCGCGTGGCCTTTCTCTGCGTGCAAGCAGCCGCCCACCGCATGGCGAGCCACAAGAAAGGGCGCATACTGGCACTGCCCGGCGTGCTCGGAAAGTTTCCCATGAAAGCCACCGCGGCCTACAGCGCCAGCAAGTTCGGTCTCTCCGGCTTGCTGAAAGTGGTCGCCACCGAATACCAACGCCAAGGCGTGCAGGTCATCCAAGTCTACAGCGGCGGAGTCGACAGTCCCTTCTGGGACGAACTCGATATGAAGGTCCAGCGGGACAAAATGATCCCCAGCGCGGTCATCGCCGAACACATCGCCTCCGCCATGACCGCCCCAGCTCACCTCGTCACCACCGAACTCGTCATTCAACCCGACAGCCATTTGTTCCTGTAA